A window of the Bradyrhizobium diazoefficiens genome harbors these coding sequences:
- a CDS encoding phosphatase PAP2 family protein gives MALVTVKPTRIDIAIANEIADHTNPELEGTAEALTWGADEHVLLVLAAAGWLFARRRPAEERRAANHILVVSLVTAIVPHILKSAFNQIRPDRLTIRGHRRGIPFSGQARDAFPSGHAVHMGALASAAGLLPPPRRRFVRVIATALSLTRIALLAHWASDVIAGFTLGIVIERILRPWTLARRSNKPADRRIRS, from the coding sequence ATGGCGCTCGTAACAGTCAAACCCACGCGGATCGATATCGCGATCGCGAATGAGATCGCAGATCACACCAACCCGGAGCTCGAGGGGACTGCCGAAGCCCTGACCTGGGGCGCCGACGAACATGTGCTGCTCGTTCTCGCCGCTGCGGGGTGGCTCTTCGCCAGGCGGCGCCCCGCCGAAGAGCGCCGTGCGGCCAACCACATCCTCGTGGTGTCGCTGGTGACGGCGATAGTCCCCCACATCCTGAAATCCGCGTTCAACCAGATCAGGCCGGACCGGCTGACGATACGAGGGCATCGTCGCGGCATCCCGTTCTCCGGACAGGCGCGCGATGCCTTTCCGTCGGGCCACGCGGTGCACATGGGCGCGCTGGCCTCCGCGGCCGGCCTGCTGCCCCCTCCCCGGCGACGTTTCGTTCGCGTCATCGCGACAGCCCTGTCGTTGACACGCATCGCGCTGCTCGCGCATTGGGCCAGTGATGTGATCGCGGGCTTCACCCTGGGCATCGTCATCGAGCGAATCCTGAGGCCGTGGACGCTGGCAAGGCGGAGCAATAAGCCAGCGGATCGGCGGATTCGGTCATGA
- a CDS encoding SDR family oxidoreductase, translating into MAKQDLIDPVTRYPKPPFKKQSQPWPGLAGKMEPRPDHGEASYKGSGRLAGRKALITGGDSGMGRAAAIAYAREGADVAINYLPAEEPDAREVIALIKKESRTGLAIPGDLKDEAFCKTLVEQAVQGLGGLDIIVNNAARQQARTSILDVSSEDFDATMKTNIYAPFWIIKAALPHLKPGSCIIGTTSEQAYDPSPDLYDYAQTKAATMNYVKSLAKQLASRGIRVNGVAPGPIWTPLQVSGGATMEKLEKFGGMTPLGRPGQPAELASIYVQLAAADASYATGQVYGSAGGSGQP; encoded by the coding sequence ATGGCCAAGCAGGACCTGATCGATCCCGTCACCCGCTATCCGAAGCCGCCGTTCAAGAAGCAGTCGCAGCCCTGGCCCGGCCTCGCCGGCAAGATGGAGCCGCGACCGGACCATGGCGAGGCCAGCTACAAGGGCTCCGGCCGGCTCGCCGGCCGCAAGGCGTTGATCACCGGCGGCGATTCCGGCATGGGCCGCGCAGCCGCGATCGCCTATGCGCGCGAAGGCGCCGACGTCGCCATCAACTATCTGCCGGCGGAGGAGCCCGATGCCCGGGAGGTGATCGCACTGATCAAGAAGGAGAGCCGCACGGGGCTCGCCATCCCCGGTGACCTCAAGGACGAAGCCTTCTGCAAGACCCTGGTCGAACAGGCCGTGCAAGGCCTCGGCGGCCTCGACATCATCGTCAACAACGCGGCGCGACAGCAGGCGCGCACCTCCATCCTCGACGTCTCGTCGGAGGATTTCGATGCGACCATGAAGACAAACATCTACGCGCCGTTCTGGATCATCAAGGCGGCGCTACCGCATCTCAAACCTGGATCCTGCATCATCGGCACGACATCCGAGCAGGCTTACGATCCCTCACCCGATCTCTATGACTACGCACAGACCAAGGCGGCGACCATGAACTACGTGAAGTCGCTAGCAAAGCAGCTCGCTTCCAGGGGGATTCGCGTCAACGGTGTTGCGCCGGGACCAATCTGGACGCCTCTCCAGGTCTCCGGCGGCGCCACCATGGAGAAGCTCGAAAAGTTCGGCGGCATGACGCCGCTCGGGCGGCCCGGCCAGCCCGCCGAGTTGGCCTCGATCTACGTGCAGCTCGCCGCAGCCGATGCGAGCTATGCGACCGGCCAAGTCTATGGCTCCGCGGGCGGATCGGGACAGCCGTAA
- a CDS encoding DUF4142 domain-containing protein produces MKRTVIAIACVLLAGPALAQSLGEKTGVNSALGVAPTTADFVKEVAVSDMFEIESSKLAEQKGNAQEKSFAQQMVTDHTKTSSELKALVGNGKVQATLPTALDSSHQSKLDKLKNASGKDFSSDYNSYQVSAHEDAISLFDRYAKGGDNAALKDWTDKTLPALRHHLDMAKELGRAPSVGQSK; encoded by the coding sequence ATGAAACGTACCGTCATCGCCATCGCCTGCGTGCTTCTCGCAGGCCCAGCGCTTGCCCAGTCGCTCGGTGAGAAAACCGGCGTCAACTCGGCGCTCGGCGTCGCACCGACCACCGCCGATTTCGTCAAGGAGGTCGCCGTCAGCGACATGTTCGAGATCGAGTCGAGCAAGCTTGCCGAGCAGAAGGGCAACGCGCAGGAGAAGAGCTTCGCGCAGCAGATGGTGACCGACCACACCAAGACCAGCAGCGAGCTGAAGGCCCTCGTCGGCAATGGCAAGGTGCAGGCCACGCTGCCGACGGCGCTCGACAGCTCGCACCAGAGCAAGCTCGACAAGCTCAAGAATGCCTCCGGCAAGGACTTCAGCTCGGACTACAACTCCTATCAGGTCAGCGCGCACGAAGACGCGATCTCGCTGTTCGATCGCTATGCCAAGGGCGGCGACAATGCCGCGCTGAAGGATTGGACCGACAAGACGCTGCCAGCACTCAGGCATCATCTCGATATGGCCAAGGAGCTTGGCCGGGCGCCGAGTGTCGGACAGTCGAAATAG
- a CDS encoding thiamine pyrophosphate-requiring protein, giving the protein MTQTISDFIVRRLHQWGVRHIFGYPGDGINGVFGAMNRAEAKIGFVQARHEEMAAFMASAYAKFSGELGVCIATSGPGASHLITGLYDALLDHQPVLAIVGQQARNALGGSYQQELDLVSMFKDVAGAYVAQASSPAQVRHLIDRAVRIALARRAPTAIILPNDLQEEPHEAPPRAHGTLHSGVGYSAPRVMPRETELDRAAEVLNAGKKVAMLIGAGALQATDEVISVADRLSAGCAKALLGKAALPDDLPWVTGSIGLLGTEPSYNMMMECDTLLMVGSAFPYAEFLPKEAAARGVQIDIDAGMTSIRFPMEVSLVGDAAETLRSLLPRLAPRSDGAWRKGIEDDVAKWWKTLDDRAHQPAAPINPQLVAWELSPRLPERAIITSDSGSCANWFARDLKIRRGMTASLSGGLASMGAAVPYALAAKYAHPDRPVIALVGDGAMQMNNMAELITAAKYWRSWRDPRFVVCVFNNEDLNQVTWEQRIINGDPKFEASQRIPDVPYSRFAEMIGLTGIFVDSPQLLGSAWEQALASEMPVVLEVKTDPEVPPLPPHITLQQAKNFSLALMKGDPDETGVIKGAARQVLEKILPGNE; this is encoded by the coding sequence ATGACCCAGACCATCTCCGACTTCATCGTTCGGCGTCTGCATCAATGGGGTGTACGCCACATCTTCGGTTATCCAGGCGACGGCATCAACGGCGTGTTCGGCGCTATGAACCGGGCGGAAGCCAAGATCGGCTTCGTGCAGGCCAGGCACGAGGAGATGGCGGCGTTCATGGCAAGCGCTTATGCGAAGTTTTCCGGCGAGCTTGGCGTCTGTATCGCGACCTCCGGGCCCGGCGCCTCACATCTGATCACCGGCCTCTATGATGCGCTGCTGGATCACCAGCCCGTGCTGGCGATCGTCGGCCAGCAGGCGCGAAACGCGCTCGGCGGGAGCTATCAGCAGGAACTCGATCTCGTCTCAATGTTCAAGGACGTCGCGGGCGCGTATGTCGCGCAGGCGTCCTCGCCCGCTCAAGTGCGACACCTGATCGATCGCGCAGTGCGCATCGCGCTCGCACGCCGTGCTCCCACCGCGATCATCCTGCCCAATGATCTCCAAGAGGAGCCCCACGAAGCGCCGCCCCGCGCGCACGGCACCCTGCATTCCGGTGTCGGCTACAGTGCCCCACGCGTGATGCCGCGCGAGACCGAGCTCGATCGTGCCGCGGAGGTGCTCAACGCCGGCAAGAAGGTCGCCATGCTCATCGGCGCCGGCGCGCTGCAGGCCACGGACGAAGTGATCAGCGTTGCCGATCGCCTGTCGGCCGGCTGCGCCAAGGCGCTGCTCGGCAAGGCGGCACTCCCGGACGATCTGCCATGGGTGACGGGCTCGATCGGCCTGCTCGGCACCGAGCCCAGCTACAACATGATGATGGAATGCGACACGCTGCTGATGGTCGGCTCCGCGTTCCCTTACGCAGAATTCCTTCCGAAGGAAGCCGCCGCGCGCGGCGTGCAGATCGACATTGATGCCGGCATGACGTCGATCCGCTTCCCCATGGAGGTCAGCCTCGTCGGCGACGCCGCGGAGACATTGCGGAGCTTGCTGCCACGGCTCGCGCCCAGGAGCGACGGCGCCTGGCGCAAGGGCATCGAGGATGACGTAGCGAAATGGTGGAAGACGCTGGACGACCGTGCGCATCAGCCCGCCGCGCCCATCAATCCCCAGCTCGTCGCCTGGGAGCTGTCGCCGCGCCTGCCCGAGCGCGCCATCATCACCAGCGATTCCGGCTCCTGTGCCAACTGGTTCGCGCGCGATCTCAAGATCCGGCGCGGCATGACGGCCTCGCTATCCGGCGGCCTCGCATCGATGGGCGCGGCGGTCCCTTACGCGCTCGCGGCGAAATACGCCCATCCGGACCGGCCGGTGATCGCGCTGGTCGGCGACGGCGCCATGCAGATGAACAACATGGCCGAGCTGATCACCGCCGCGAAATACTGGCGATCCTGGCGCGATCCGCGCTTTGTGGTCTGCGTCTTCAACAACGAAGATCTCAACCAGGTTACCTGGGAGCAGCGCATCATCAATGGCGATCCCAAATTCGAGGCCTCGCAGCGTATCCCCGACGTGCCCTATTCGCGTTTCGCCGAGATGATCGGCCTCACCGGCATCTTCGTCGATAGCCCGCAATTGCTCGGCTCGGCCTGGGAGCAGGCGCTGGCAAGCGAGATGCCTGTCGTGCTGGAGGTGAAGACCGATCCCGAAGTGCCGCCATTGCCGCCGCACATCACCCTGCAGCAGGCAAAGAACTTTTCGCTCGCTTTGATGAAGGGCGATCCTGACGAGACCGGGGTGATCAAGGGAGCGGCCCGGCAAGTGCTGGAAAAGATCCTGCCTGGAAACGAATGA
- a CDS encoding PRC-barrel domain-containing protein, which translates to MLNQGELDRSEMGRLIGSDKVEGTSVYGSDRNRIGSIERVMIDKVSGKVSYAVLGFGGFLGLGNDHYPLPWQSLKYDTELGGYVTGITAKALEGAPKYSERSDWNWGDDAATRSINAYYGVPFA; encoded by the coding sequence ATGTTGAATCAGGGAGAACTGGACCGCAGCGAGATGGGCCGGCTGATCGGCAGTGACAAGGTGGAGGGAACATCGGTCTACGGTTCCGATCGCAACCGGATTGGTTCGATCGAACGTGTGATGATCGACAAGGTCAGCGGCAAGGTATCTTACGCCGTGCTTGGCTTCGGCGGATTTTTGGGGCTCGGCAACGATCACTATCCCTTGCCCTGGCAGTCGCTGAAATACGACACCGAGCTTGGTGGCTATGTCACCGGGATCACTGCCAAGGCGCTCGAAGGCGCGCCGAAATATAGCGAGCGCAGCGATTGGAACTGGGGTGATGACGCCGCTACCCGCAGCATCAACGCCTATTACGGCGTTCCCTTCGCTTGA
- a CDS encoding HlyD family secretion protein yields the protein MDAQTREREPSAEQPQRAKEAPKTSPDQTGEAKDQPKKPAPSLRERLAEHWLLATVGAIALIAALAGGLLYWLEVRHYESTDDAFVAARSFSVAPKVGGYATDVPVTDNQHVNAGDLLARIDERDYRIAVDQAAAQVEVSKANIANVEAQIDSQQEQIKQAQAQLDQAQAQLQFSQEEFNRAENLVEKGAGTVQRQQQTRSDLQAQQANTERAKTAVIAAQVGIKTLQAQLEGAKAQLEQSQAQLDQAKLNLQYTSVIAAQSGRVVKLSGAKGTFVTAGQSLMMFVPDDVWIVANYKETQLNDMRPGQPVEIRIDAYPGRKLTGHVDSVQPGSGTAFSLLPAENATGNYVKVVQRVPVKIVVDNWPADLPVGPGMSVVPWTKVR from the coding sequence GTGGATGCTCAGACACGGGAGCGTGAGCCGTCTGCGGAACAACCGCAGAGGGCGAAAGAAGCTCCAAAGACTTCTCCTGATCAGACCGGCGAGGCCAAGGACCAGCCGAAGAAGCCGGCGCCGTCGCTACGCGAGCGGCTCGCCGAGCACTGGCTGCTCGCAACCGTCGGTGCCATTGCGCTGATCGCGGCGTTGGCCGGCGGTCTGCTCTATTGGCTCGAAGTCCGCCACTACGAATCCACCGACGACGCCTTCGTCGCGGCGCGCAGCTTTTCCGTGGCCCCGAAAGTCGGCGGCTACGCGACGGATGTCCCGGTCACGGATAACCAGCACGTCAACGCCGGCGATCTCCTCGCCAGGATCGACGAGCGCGACTATCGCATCGCCGTCGATCAGGCTGCGGCGCAGGTCGAGGTCTCCAAGGCCAACATCGCCAATGTCGAGGCGCAGATCGACTCCCAGCAGGAGCAGATCAAGCAGGCCCAGGCGCAGCTCGACCAGGCGCAGGCCCAGCTTCAATTCTCGCAGGAAGAGTTCAATCGCGCGGAAAATCTGGTCGAGAAGGGCGCCGGCACCGTGCAGCGCCAGCAGCAGACGCGCTCCGATCTTCAGGCCCAGCAGGCCAACACCGAGCGCGCCAAGACCGCGGTGATAGCCGCGCAGGTCGGCATCAAGACACTGCAGGCCCAGCTCGAGGGTGCCAAGGCGCAACTGGAGCAGTCGCAGGCGCAGCTCGATCAAGCGAAGCTGAATTTGCAATATACCAGTGTCATCGCCGCGCAGTCCGGCCGCGTCGTCAAGCTCTCGGGCGCCAAGGGCACGTTCGTGACCGCGGGGCAGAGCTTGATGATGTTCGTGCCCGACGATGTCTGGATCGTCGCCAACTACAAGGAAACGCAACTGAACGACATGCGGCCGGGCCAGCCGGTCGAGATTCGCATCGATGCCTATCCCGGACGCAAGCTGACCGGCCACGTCGATTCCGTGCAGCCGGGCTCCGGCACCGCCTTCAGCCTGCTGCCGGCGGAGAATGCCACGGGCAACTACGTCAAGGTGGTGCAGCGCGTGCCGGTGAAGATCGTGGTCGACAACTGGCCGGCTGATCTGCCTGTTGGTCCCGGGATGTCGGTCGTGCCCTGGACCAAAGTACGATGA
- a CDS encoding DHA2 family efflux MFS transporter permease subunit — protein sequence MTDVAQGGASAGGWSPERSAAGGHNPYLIAFVVSIATFMEVLDTTIANVALRHIAGGLAVGLDESTYVITSYLVANAVVLSISGWLSTVLGRKRFYMMCVATFTIASLLCGLAWNLQSLVLFRILQGLGGGGMATSEQAILADSFPPQKRGQAFAIYGVAVVVAPVVGPTLGGWITDTYSWHWVFLINVPMGLLSLLLVGTLVKEPSSAEEERAELLSKGLRVDYVGFILIAVGLGALEFVLDEGQRNDWFGSNMILSFALLAAFCLLALIPWELSRDDPIVDIRLLGTRQFGACAVVMLGTFAVLISTTQLLPQLLQTEVGYTAMLAGLALSPGGIATMMLMPVAGRLVSVVQPKYLIMFGAAVAALSMWHMTGLTGDISYGYAALARIYLAIGLPFLFLPVTTASYDGVPPEKTNQASALINVARNIGGSIGVAVAQTLLAQRQQFHQSRLIEHAAPSDLGYQQTIDTMTRYFQAQGSNASDAASQAVAWVGKTLQQQVDFLAYIDVFWSLAIIAALLIPIAATLRSIDLGAPARGH from the coding sequence ATGACCGACGTCGCGCAAGGCGGCGCATCTGCCGGAGGCTGGTCGCCGGAGCGCTCGGCAGCCGGCGGGCATAATCCTTACCTCATCGCCTTCGTGGTCTCGATCGCGACCTTCATGGAGGTACTCGACACCACCATCGCCAATGTCGCGCTGCGCCATATCGCCGGCGGGCTCGCCGTCGGCCTCGACGAGAGCACCTACGTCATCACCAGCTATCTCGTCGCCAACGCCGTCGTGCTGTCGATCTCGGGCTGGCTCTCGACGGTGCTCGGCCGCAAGCGCTTTTACATGATGTGCGTGGCGACCTTCACGATCGCTTCGCTGCTCTGCGGCCTTGCCTGGAATTTGCAATCGTTGGTCCTGTTCCGCATCCTGCAAGGTCTCGGCGGTGGTGGCATGGCGACCAGCGAGCAGGCCATTCTCGCCGACTCCTTCCCGCCGCAGAAGCGTGGTCAAGCGTTCGCCATCTACGGTGTGGCCGTGGTGGTCGCCCCCGTGGTCGGCCCGACCCTGGGTGGCTGGATCACCGATACCTATTCCTGGCACTGGGTGTTCCTGATCAACGTGCCGATGGGGCTGCTCTCGCTGTTGCTGGTCGGCACGCTGGTCAAGGAGCCTTCGAGTGCCGAGGAGGAGAGGGCGGAGCTATTGAGCAAGGGGCTTCGCGTCGACTATGTCGGATTCATCCTGATTGCTGTCGGGCTCGGCGCGCTCGAATTCGTGCTCGATGAAGGCCAGCGCAACGACTGGTTCGGATCCAACATGATCCTGTCGTTTGCGCTGCTCGCGGCATTCTGCCTGCTTGCGCTGATCCCATGGGAACTGTCGCGCGATGATCCCATCGTCGATATCCGCCTGCTCGGTACGCGGCAATTCGGTGCCTGCGCTGTGGTGATGCTTGGCACCTTTGCGGTGCTGATCTCGACCACGCAGCTCTTGCCACAGCTGTTGCAGACCGAAGTGGGCTACACCGCGATGCTGGCGGGGTTGGCGCTGTCCCCCGGCGGCATCGCGACCATGATGTTGATGCCAGTGGCGGGACGGTTGGTCAGCGTGGTGCAGCCAAAATATCTGATCATGTTCGGCGCCGCGGTCGCCGCGCTGTCGATGTGGCATATGACGGGACTGACGGGGGATATCTCCTACGGCTATGCTGCGCTGGCGCGCATCTATCTCGCGATCGGCCTTCCCTTCCTGTTCCTGCCGGTGACGACGGCGTCCTATGACGGCGTGCCGCCCGAGAAGACCAACCAGGCGTCCGCGCTGATCAATGTCGCGCGCAATATCGGCGGCTCGATCGGCGTGGCGGTGGCGCAGACGCTGCTGGCCCAGCGTCAGCAATTCCATCAAAGTCGCCTCATTGAGCATGCCGCACCCTCCGACCTCGGCTACCAGCAGACCATCGACACGATGACGCGCTATTTCCAGGCCCAAGGCTCGAATGCCAGCGATGCGGCGTCGCAGGCGGTCGCCTGGGTGGGGAAAACCTTGCAGCAGCAGGTCGATTTCCTCGCCTATATCGACGTGTTCTGGTCGCTCGCCATCATCGCCGCGCTGCTGATCCCGATCGCCGCCACGCTCCGCTCAATCGATCTCGGCGCGCCGGCGCGGGGGCACTAG
- a CDS encoding winged helix-turn-helix transcriptional regulator, whose product MKWDTLDEEPCSLSRAVAVVGDRWTLLILRECFLRVRRFEAFQSSLQITRHLLSERLKKLVRFGILRRVPYSEAPKRYEYILTQKGLDLYPIIMAMVHWGDTHMGDERGRPLLHEHKTCGKLFDPVMVCSECGEPLHAKQVHVHAGPGRQGADAA is encoded by the coding sequence ATGAAGTGGGATACGCTGGATGAGGAGCCCTGCTCGCTGTCCCGCGCCGTCGCCGTGGTCGGCGACCGCTGGACGCTCTTGATCCTGCGCGAATGTTTTCTGCGCGTGCGCCGCTTCGAGGCGTTCCAGTCCTCGCTCCAGATCACGCGGCATCTGCTCTCGGAGCGGCTGAAGAAGCTGGTGCGCTTTGGCATCTTGCGCCGCGTCCCCTATTCCGAAGCGCCGAAGCGCTACGAATACATCCTCACGCAGAAGGGGCTCGACCTCTATCCGATCATCATGGCGATGGTGCATTGGGGCGATACCCACATGGGCGACGAGCGCGGCCGCCCACTGCTGCACGAGCACAAGACGTGCGGCAAGCTGTTCGATCCGGTGATGGTGTGCTCGGAATGCGGCGAGCCGCTGCATGCGAAACAGGTGCATGTGCACGCGGGCCCGGGACGGCAAGGAGCCGACGCTGCCTAG
- a CDS encoding SDR family oxidoreductase, with translation MPKRNATAAVIGAGDFIGSEIAKKFAAEGFSIYAGRRNGDKLASLVKDIEAAGGEIHARSLDARKEEEVISFLDDADKHAPLEVCIFNVGANVNFPILDTTERVFRKVWEMACYSGFLAGREAARLMLSRGGGKIFFTGATASLRGGSGFAAFASAKFGLRAVAQAMARELGPKNIHVAHLIIDSGVDTEWVRQRRLDALGPNALDNPDLLMPPSAVADSYWQLYQQPKSAWTFEMEIRPFGEKW, from the coding sequence TTGCCCAAGCGAAACGCGACAGCCGCCGTGATCGGGGCCGGCGATTTCATCGGCTCCGAGATCGCCAAGAAATTCGCCGCCGAAGGCTTTTCGATCTATGCGGGCCGCCGCAACGGCGACAAGCTCGCGTCGCTGGTGAAGGACATCGAAGCGGCCGGCGGCGAGATCCATGCGCGCTCGCTCGACGCGCGGAAGGAGGAGGAGGTCATCTCGTTCCTCGACGATGCCGACAAGCACGCACCGCTGGAAGTCTGCATCTTCAATGTCGGCGCCAACGTCAATTTCCCGATCCTCGACACCACCGAGCGGGTGTTTCGCAAGGTCTGGGAGATGGCCTGCTATTCCGGTTTCCTCGCCGGGCGCGAGGCGGCGCGGCTGATGCTGTCGCGCGGTGGCGGCAAGATTTTCTTCACCGGCGCGACGGCGTCCTTGCGCGGCGGCAGCGGCTTTGCCGCCTTTGCCAGTGCCAAGTTCGGACTGCGCGCAGTGGCGCAGGCGATGGCACGCGAGCTCGGGCCGAAGAACATCCACGTCGCGCATCTCATCATCGATTCCGGCGTCGACACCGAATGGGTACGGCAGCGCCGGCTCGACGCGCTCGGGCCGAATGCGCTCGACAATCCCGATCTGCTGATGCCGCCTTCGGCTGTCGCCGATTCCTATTGGCAGCTTTATCAGCAGCCGAAGAGCGCCTGGACTTTCGAGATGGAGATCCGCCCGTTCGGCGAGAAATGGTGA
- a CDS encoding NAD(P)H-dependent flavin oxidoreductase, with amino-acid sequence MKTAITELFGIEHPIVQGGMHFVGFAELAAAVSNAGGLGIITGLTQKTPELLAKEIARCRDMTDKPFGVNLTFLPAFSAPPYPEYIAAIVEGGIKAVETAGRSPEAYMPALKAAGIKVIHKCTSVRHSLKAERIGCDAVSVDGFECGGHPGEDDIPNMILLPRAAEELKIPFVASGGMADGRSLVAALSLGAAGMNMGTRFIATKEAPVHQNVKNALVAATELDTRLIMRALRNTERVLKNANVDRLLEIEREKGAKLTIDDIHDQVAGVYPKIMLDGQMDAGAWSCGMVAGLIHDIPTCKELVDRTMTEAEQIIRSRLMGFLDGTGATRKVA; translated from the coding sequence GTGAAGACCGCGATCACCGAACTGTTCGGCATCGAGCACCCCATCGTCCAGGGCGGCATGCATTTCGTCGGCTTTGCGGAGCTTGCCGCCGCCGTCTCCAATGCCGGCGGGCTCGGCATCATCACCGGTCTCACGCAGAAAACACCGGAGCTGCTCGCCAAGGAGATCGCGCGTTGCCGTGACATGACCGACAAGCCGTTCGGCGTGAACCTCACCTTCCTGCCGGCCTTCTCGGCGCCGCCTTATCCGGAATACATTGCCGCCATCGTCGAGGGCGGCATCAAAGCGGTGGAGACCGCGGGTCGCAGCCCGGAAGCATACATGCCGGCGCTGAAGGCGGCCGGCATCAAGGTGATCCACAAATGCACCTCGGTGCGCCATTCGCTGAAGGCCGAGCGCATCGGCTGCGACGCCGTCAGCGTGGACGGGTTTGAGTGCGGCGGTCATCCCGGCGAGGACGACATTCCCAACATGATCCTGCTGCCGCGCGCGGCGGAGGAATTGAAGATCCCGTTCGTGGCCTCCGGCGGCATGGCCGATGGGCGCAGCCTCGTCGCGGCCCTGTCGCTGGGTGCGGCGGGCATGAACATGGGCACGCGCTTCATCGCGACCAAGGAAGCTCCTGTGCATCAGAACGTGAAGAACGCGCTGGTCGCGGCGACCGAGCTCGACACCCGCCTGATCATGCGGGCCCTGCGCAACACCGAACGCGTCCTGAAGAACGCAAATGTCGACCGCCTGCTCGAGATCGAGCGCGAGAAGGGCGCCAAGCTCACGATCGACGACATTCACGACCAGGTCGCGGGTGTCTATCCCAAGATCATGCTGGACGGGCAGATGGATGCCGGCGCCTGGAGCTGTGGCATGGTCGCAGGGCTCATCCACGACATCCCCACCTGCAAGGAACTCGTCGACCGCACCATGACCGAGGCGGAACAAATCATCCGCAGCCGGCTGATGGGGTTCCTGGATGGGACGGGTGCGACGCGAAAGGTCGCCTGA